Proteins from one Deltaproteobacteria bacterium genomic window:
- a CDS encoding BamA/TamA family outer membrane protein — protein MHRPLDATRITALGLLLTLSLGLALPTPALAEEPEAAWPTYTLEALRLEGNDHTADALILQAANLQPGIHLEEQHLDLARDRIFSLGLFRAVAFRLEKGSAPGQVILVVRVEERPSLMITDFFLGWTEVGRLYGGGGIADTNFLGRNLIGGLAGVVGGDDRRALRLDLRSPSLFDTRTLGDLRLLYLQGPEVHCAAFLGNCSAEELDRVRYRRVGGRVLLGRPAGKRLHLFLAYRLESVHTDRVFGTLKVGVEEWDEPFLPALPPGDTFLSVLSAALELDTRDDPFIATRGVRLRLTAEVSSPFLFSDYDYSRFRIDAAWHRRAFADHTLRLHAFVGLVQGEAPFFERFHVADHSYFTVGENTVPRALGVSFTEVFQYDPIMMTLGIDYQVPFLRRHHGGKFFYRSYFYAALQVTLSSEDPAVSVFDLSRDPDNEISRFPLSGDLGLRVDTAIGVFSLGLAYPFDLVF, from the coding sequence ATGCACCGTCCCCTCGATGCCACCCGGATCACCGCCCTCGGGCTGCTCCTGACCCTGAGCCTCGGCCTCGCGCTTCCCACGCCCGCCCTCGCCGAGGAGCCGGAGGCGGCCTGGCCCACCTACACCCTCGAGGCCCTGCGCCTGGAGGGGAACGATCACACGGCGGACGCCCTGATCCTCCAGGCCGCGAACCTGCAGCCGGGGATCCACCTCGAGGAGCAGCACCTCGATCTGGCCCGGGACCGGATCTTCTCCCTCGGGCTCTTCCGGGCGGTGGCGTTCCGGCTGGAGAAGGGCTCGGCGCCCGGTCAGGTGATCCTGGTCGTCCGGGTCGAGGAGCGTCCGAGCCTGATGATCACCGACTTCTTCCTGGGCTGGACCGAGGTCGGTCGCCTCTACGGCGGCGGCGGGATCGCCGACACCAACTTCCTGGGCCGCAACCTCATCGGCGGGCTCGCGGGCGTGGTCGGCGGGGACGATCGCCGGGCGCTCCGGCTGGATCTGCGCTCGCCGAGCCTCTTCGACACCCGCACCCTCGGCGACCTCCGGCTCCTCTACCTCCAGGGCCCGGAGGTCCACTGCGCGGCCTTCCTCGGCAACTGCAGCGCGGAGGAGCTGGATCGGGTCCGCTACCGGCGGGTGGGCGGCCGGGTGCTCCTCGGCCGCCCGGCGGGGAAGCGCCTCCACCTCTTCCTGGCCTACCGCCTGGAGTCGGTCCACACCGACCGGGTCTTTGGCACCCTCAAGGTCGGCGTCGAGGAGTGGGACGAGCCCTTCCTGCCCGCCCTGCCGCCCGGCGACACCTTCCTCTCGGTCCTCTCGGCGGCGCTGGAGCTCGACACCCGCGACGATCCCTTCATCGCCACCCGCGGCGTCCGCCTCCGGCTGACGGCGGAGGTCTCCAGCCCCTTCCTCTTCTCCGACTACGACTACAGCCGCTTCCGGATCGACGCCGCCTGGCACCGCCGCGCCTTCGCCGACCACACGCTACGCCTCCACGCCTTCGTCGGCCTGGTGCAGGGCGAGGCGCCCTTCTTCGAGCGCTTCCACGTGGCGGACCACAGCTACTTCACCGTGGGCGAGAACACGGTCCCCCGGGCCCTCGGCGTCTCCTTCACCGAGGTCTTCCAGTACGACCCGATCATGATGACCCTGGGCATCGACTACCAGGTGCCCTTCCTGCGGCGGCACCACGGCGGGAAGTTCTTCTACCGCAGCTACTTCTATGCCGCCCTGCAGGTGACCCTCTCCAGCGAGGATCCCGCGGTGTCGGTCTTCGATCTCTCCCGGGACCCGGACAACGAGATCTCGCGCTTCCCGCTCTCCGGCGATCTCGGGCTGCGGGTGGACACGGCCATCGGCGTCTTCTCCCTGGGCCTGGCCTACCCCTTCGACCTGGTCTTCTGA
- a CDS encoding HAMP domain-containing sensor histidine kinase has translation MSLSKLRSILDRRLGFQGAILLGVFGSVLALSVVVLLFTQRYAEDLFHGTVNPEVQELVEAPLSLYPELLRARRETHLLRTSLLARDPVLLSPAFDAEAVREHLLAQCADDPYLRRIEVVRPDAPALGIGCPQGADEGPVRTLLREAELGAGGKLRVTFGMPEAVFAGHARAGELARGYAERVRNADRMRAAYQRAFAVVLGAWILLGGAIASYLSRRTTRRLRALAEATTRLSTGELDVQVQVDGQDELARLAEAFNTMVVELGERREQIVYLERVSSWQGIARRLAHEIKNPLTPIQLAMQQLVSSYSGDDPRFQKLLAEVEEIVGEEVQTLRRLVTAFSEFAKLPDVDVSPAHLGQYLQDYLRSHPDLSAEAEIELLLPETDPRVELDRALLGRVLTNLLRNAIEAAAPLSEGLPRVEVQLEVGSEAAVVRVSDEGPGIAADYPSQIFDPYFTTKSTGTGLGLAISRKIVLQHGGELTVAPRSGPGTTFEIRLPLAGRGPLSGSVLRESIVER, from the coding sequence GTGAGCCTCTCGAAGCTCCGCTCGATCCTGGACCGGCGCCTCGGCTTCCAGGGGGCGATCCTGCTGGGCGTCTTCGGCTCGGTCCTCGCCCTCTCGGTGGTCGTGCTGCTCTTCACCCAGCGCTACGCCGAGGACCTCTTCCACGGCACGGTGAACCCCGAGGTGCAGGAGCTGGTCGAGGCCCCCTTGAGCCTCTACCCCGAGCTCCTCCGCGCCCGCCGCGAGACCCACCTCCTGCGCACCTCGCTCCTGGCCCGGGACCCCGTGCTCCTCTCCCCCGCCTTCGACGCCGAGGCCGTGCGCGAGCACCTCCTCGCCCAGTGCGCCGACGACCCCTACCTGCGCCGGATCGAGGTCGTGCGGCCCGACGCGCCGGCCCTCGGGATCGGCTGCCCGCAGGGGGCCGACGAGGGGCCGGTGCGCACCCTGCTACGCGAGGCGGAGCTCGGCGCCGGCGGCAAGCTCCGGGTCACCTTCGGGATGCCCGAGGCGGTCTTCGCCGGCCACGCCCGCGCGGGCGAGCTCGCCCGCGGCTACGCCGAGCGCGTGCGAAACGCCGACCGGATGCGCGCGGCCTACCAGCGCGCCTTCGCGGTGGTCCTCGGCGCCTGGATCCTCCTGGGCGGGGCCATCGCCTCCTACCTCTCCCGGCGCACCACCCGCCGCCTCCGGGCCCTCGCCGAGGCCACCACCCGCCTCTCCACCGGAGAGCTCGACGTGCAGGTACAGGTGGACGGTCAGGACGAGCTGGCCCGCCTGGCGGAGGCCTTCAACACGATGGTCGTCGAGCTGGGTGAGCGCCGGGAGCAGATCGTCTACCTGGAGCGGGTCTCCTCCTGGCAGGGGATCGCCCGCCGGCTGGCCCACGAGATCAAGAACCCGCTCACCCCCATCCAGCTGGCGATGCAGCAGCTCGTCTCCAGCTACTCCGGCGACGACCCGCGCTTCCAGAAGCTGCTCGCCGAGGTGGAGGAGATCGTCGGCGAGGAGGTGCAGACCCTCCGCCGCCTGGTCACCGCCTTCTCCGAGTTCGCCAAGCTCCCGGACGTCGACGTCTCGCCGGCCCACCTCGGCCAGTACCTCCAGGACTACCTGCGCTCCCACCCCGACCTCTCGGCCGAGGCCGAGATCGAGCTCCTGCTCCCCGAGACCGATCCCCGGGTCGAGCTGGACCGGGCCCTCCTGGGCCGGGTCCTCACCAACCTCCTGCGCAACGCGATCGAGGCCGCCGCCCCCCTGAGTGAGGGCCTGCCCCGGGTGGAGGTGCAGCTCGAGGTCGGCAGCGAGGCGGCCGTGGTGCGGGTCAGCGACGAGGGGCCCGGCATCGCCGCCGACTACCCCTCCCAGATCTTCGACCCCTACTTCACCACCAAGTCCACCGGCACCGGGCTGGGCCTGGCCATCTCCCGGAAGATCGTCCTGCAGCACGGCGGCGAGCTGACCGTCGCGCCGCGCAGCGGCCCCGGGACCACCTTCGAGATCCGCCTCCCCCTGGCGGGCCGAGGCCCCCTCTCGGGCAGCGTCCTGCGGGAAAGCATTGTAGAACGATAG
- a CDS encoding glycosyltransferase family 4 protein: MDRSSSGKVLFATFDVIPDPTGTSAQTTRTLQGLTAFHEVEVLSAKTPEHAHIERYFGARLLRVPIGQGDLRDQAEAFSRAVRRQLQSEEYDLVHFTDPFGGYPICELRSALGSKLVYEARAFPSIEVKYLEPELETDLAFITRMRRQEIFCLSNADVVLVPSSQTREYVLSLGVAPEKIHVHRPMVDKAPLGALPPPEGAPCRVLYLGSHASWQGIPSLLFALRFAMKREVMKVRVIGPTHGSWQRQLQEMIREFGLRDHVTLELPVPHEDIPSILAQTDVVVAPLQKGDRNQEQGACPMKLAEAMSAGRCIITADLPITREILEHEVSGLLYPPSDEDALGDLLVKAARDVKLRCRLGAVAQATSGDFDALERRASLLHHYARLLQPEVEVERSVFRRAIATGPEARPGDETTQPKGESPEGPTSTANLEELRARVEQDARPPDAAELPTGPSARPVYEPEESTGPRLA; this comes from the coding sequence ATGGACCGCAGCTCCTCCGGAAAAGTCCTCTTCGCGACCTTCGACGTGATCCCGGATCCCACCGGGACCAGTGCGCAGACGACCCGGACCCTCCAGGGGCTGACCGCCTTCCACGAGGTGGAGGTCCTCTCGGCGAAGACCCCGGAGCACGCCCACATCGAGCGCTACTTCGGCGCCCGGCTGCTGCGGGTGCCGATCGGCCAGGGGGATCTGCGCGATCAGGCCGAGGCCTTCTCGCGAGCCGTCCGGCGGCAGCTCCAGAGCGAGGAGTACGACCTCGTCCACTTCACGGATCCCTTCGGCGGCTACCCGATCTGCGAGCTGCGCTCGGCGCTCGGCTCCAAGCTCGTCTACGAGGCCCGCGCCTTCCCCTCGATCGAGGTGAAGTACCTCGAGCCCGAGCTGGAGACCGATCTGGCCTTCATCACCCGGATGCGGCGGCAGGAGATCTTCTGCCTCTCGAACGCCGACGTGGTGCTGGTGCCCAGCAGCCAGACCCGCGAGTACGTGCTCTCCCTCGGGGTGGCGCCCGAGAAGATCCACGTCCACCGGCCGATGGTGGACAAGGCCCCCCTCGGCGCCCTCCCCCCTCCGGAGGGAGCGCCCTGCCGGGTGCTCTACCTGGGCAGCCACGCCTCGTGGCAGGGCATCCCCAGCCTGCTCTTCGCCCTGCGATTCGCCATGAAGCGCGAGGTGATGAAGGTCCGCGTCATCGGCCCCACCCACGGCTCCTGGCAGCGCCAGCTGCAGGAGATGATCCGGGAGTTCGGCCTGCGCGATCACGTCACCCTCGAGCTGCCGGTGCCCCACGAGGACATCCCCTCCATCCTGGCCCAGACCGACGTGGTGGTGGCGCCCCTCCAGAAGGGCGACCGCAACCAGGAGCAGGGCGCCTGCCCGATGAAGCTCGCCGAGGCGATGTCGGCGGGCCGGTGCATCATCACCGCCGATCTCCCCATCACCCGCGAGATCCTCGAGCACGAGGTCTCCGGTCTGCTCTACCCCCCTTCCGACGAGGACGCCCTCGGGGACCTGCTGGTGAAGGCCGCCCGGGACGTGAAGCTGCGCTGCCGCCTCGGCGCCGTGGCGCAGGCCACCTCCGGCGACTTCGACGCGCTCGAGCGACGCGCCAGCCTGCTCCATCACTACGCCCGCCTCCTCCAGCCGGAGGTCGAGGTGGAGCGCAGCGTCTTCCGCCGGGCGATCGCCACCGGCCCCGAGGCACGCCCCGGGGACGAGACCACCCAGCCGAAGGGCGAGAGCCCCGAGGGACCGACGAGCACCGCGAACCTCGAGGAGCTTCGCGCCCGCGTCGAGCAGGACGCCCGGCCGCCCGACGCCGCCGAGCTGCCCACCGGCCCGAGCGCTCGCCCGGTCTACGAGCCGGAGGAGTCCACCGGCCCGCGGCTCGCG